In Chloroflexota bacterium, one DNA window encodes the following:
- a CDS encoding DNA-directed RNA polymerase subunit beta': MLEVNNFNAVRITLASPEQIRSWSRGEVTKPETINYRTLKPERDGLFCERIFGPTKDWECSCGKYKRVRYKGIICDKCGVEVTRAKVRRERMGHIELASPVSHIWFVKGTPSRIGLLLDVTPRLLEQVLYFAKYIITDINDQARERLVSQIREETERRIEAKERDRKSRLEEATGPLMNRLAELEDEKTERLRDIETQKEQRIESVATSQASLRAEIEELVGQAAEDDIVFSPNDTVVVRTGETVKPTHVTALEDVAKVYLDQLDDEFGEWIKNASEPLDNEIDRVRAEMQAASLDVGGDDTAFDADGERQRDELKIKRIEGIKPLLTLNEAEYRELLDVVGPRVFKAGMGAEAVWELLQKVDLEVLAQELRMDSRSSSGQRRKKATKRLRVVEAFRKSGNQPQWMVMKILPVLPPDLRPMVQLDGGRFATSDLNDLYRRVINRNNRLKRLLELGAPEIIIRNEKRMLQEAVDSLIDNGRRGRAVSGSSNHKLKSLSDMLKGKQGRFRQNLLGKRVDYSGRSVIVVGPSLKLHQCGLPKRMALELFKPFVYNRLEKQGYAATIKAAKKMVEREDPVVWDILDEVV; the protein is encoded by the coding sequence ATGCTCGAGGTTAACAATTTCAACGCGGTCCGCATCACGCTCGCCTCGCCGGAGCAGATCCGCTCCTGGTCGCGCGGTGAGGTGACGAAGCCGGAGACGATCAACTACCGCACGCTCAAGCCCGAGCGCGACGGCCTCTTCTGCGAGCGCATCTTCGGCCCCACCAAGGACTGGGAGTGCTCCTGCGGCAAGTACAAGCGCGTCCGCTACAAGGGCATCATCTGCGACAAGTGCGGCGTCGAGGTGACGCGGGCCAAGGTCAGGCGCGAGCGGATGGGCCACATCGAGCTGGCCTCGCCGGTCAGCCACATCTGGTTCGTGAAGGGGACGCCTTCGCGGATCGGCCTGCTGCTGGACGTGACGCCGCGCCTGCTGGAGCAGGTGCTGTACTTCGCCAAGTACATCATCACGGACATCAACGATCAGGCGCGCGAGCGGCTGGTCTCGCAGATCCGCGAGGAGACCGAGCGCCGCATCGAGGCCAAGGAGCGGGACCGCAAGAGCCGCCTGGAAGAGGCGACTGGCCCGCTGATGAACCGCCTCGCCGAGCTTGAGGACGAGAAGACCGAGCGCCTCCGGGACATCGAGACCCAGAAGGAGCAGCGCATCGAGTCTGTTGCGACCTCGCAGGCGTCGCTGCGCGCCGAGATCGAGGAGCTGGTGGGCCAGGCCGCCGAGGACGACATCGTCTTCAGCCCGAACGACACCGTCGTGGTGCGGACGGGCGAGACGGTCAAGCCGACGCACGTCACGGCGCTCGAAGATGTCGCCAAGGTCTACCTGGACCAGTTGGACGACGAGTTCGGCGAGTGGATCAAGAACGCCAGCGAGCCGCTCGACAACGAGATCGACCGCGTGCGCGCCGAGATGCAGGCCGCGTCGCTCGACGTCGGCGGCGATGACACGGCGTTCGATGCCGACGGCGAGCGCCAGCGCGACGAGCTGAAGATCAAGCGCATCGAGGGCATCAAGCCGCTGCTGACGCTCAACGAGGCCGAGTACCGCGAGCTGCTCGACGTGGTCGGGCCGCGCGTCTTCAAGGCCGGCATGGGTGCTGAGGCCGTCTGGGAGCTGCTCCAGAAGGTCGATCTTGAGGTGCTGGCGCAGGAGCTGCGGATGGACTCCCGCTCCTCGTCCGGGCAGCGCCGCAAGAAGGCCACCAAGCGGCTGCGCGTCGTGGAGGCGTTCCGCAAGTCCGGGAACCAGCCGCAGTGGATGGTGATGAAGATCCTGCCGGTTCTTCCGCCAGACCTGCGCCCGATGGTTCAGTTGGACGGCGGCCGGTTCGCCACGTCCGACCTGAACGATCTCTACCGACGGGTGATCAACCGGAACAACCGACTCAAGCGACTGCTGGAGCTGGGCGCGCCGGAGATCATCATCCGGAACGAGAAGCGCATGCTGCAGGAGGCTGTGGACTCGCTGATCGACAACGGCCGGCGCGGCCGGGCGGTCTCGGGCTCCAGCAACCACAAGCTCAAGTCGCTCTCGGACATGCTCAAGGGCAAGCAGGGACGGTTCCGCCAGAACCTGCTGGGCAAGCGCGTCGACTACTCTGGCCGCTCGGTCATCGTGGTCGGCCCGAGCCTGAAGCTGCACCAGTGCGGCCTGCCGAAGCGCATGGCGCTCGAGCTGTTCAAGCCGTTCGTTTACAACCGGCTCGAAAAGCAGGGCTACGCCGCCACGATCAAGGCCGCCAAGAAGATGGTCGAGCGCGAAGATCCGGTCGTCTGGGACATCCTGGACGAAGTGGT
- a CDS encoding DNA-directed RNA polymerase subunit beta: MAIAPADPSSLALPQVTMPRKTFARFAEAAPVPDLIQIQRDSFSWFKKEGLRELFDEISPIGDFTGRTMELELAVPGPDGEPGYEFGEPKMSEDDCRLRDQTYAAPLRVRMRLRIKSGDAEGELKEQTIFMGDFPLMTENGTFIINGAERVVVSQLVRSPGVYFDAAEDTTTGRPLATAKLIPSRGAWLEFETSSRDVLSVKVDRKRKIPVTTLLRALGAVPGSPIKKGDNDEMLALYEADDNHRDHHYLQSTMDKDPASNTQEALLEFYRRLRPGDPPNLDNAKQLLNSLFFSFRRYDLGRVGRYKLSRRLRLEAAPTTGQTERVLTPQDLIEIVREMIRINNERSSRDDIDHLGNRRVRAVGELIQNQFRVGLLRMERVVKERMSITEPATATPSSLVNIRPVVAAMREFFGGSQLSQFMDQVNPLAELTHKRRLSALGPGGLSRDRAGFEVRDVHHSHYGRICPIETPEGPNIGLIGSLATYGRINAFGFIETPYRRVRRTVANDGAQLVDRTLREDVSDNGDVVAKKGTVIDAALAARIAGIADVKFVNIVPFVTDEIAFLPADEEERFSVAQANVHLNPDNTFADTRISVRHGSLFLEEPPERVDFVDISPKQTVSVAGALIPFLEHDDANRALMGCNMQRQAVPLLQPEAPLVGTGMEVRTARDSGQVVLSRTDGVVESVAAREVVIRDAAGEKHIYRLRKFVRSNQGTCMNQRPIVMRGERVVKGQPLADSSSTQEGELALGQNVLVSFMCWEGGNFEDAILLSESVVRDDKFTSIHIEKHEVEARDTKLGPEEITRDIPNVGEDSLRDLDENGIIRIGAEVKAGDILVGKITPKGETELTAEERLLRAIFGEKAREVKDTSLRVPHGERGKVVDVRVFERDAGVELPAGVNKQVRVSIAQKRKISEGDKMAGRHGNKGVIARIMHVEDMPFLPDGRAVEIILNPIGVPSRMNIGQILETHLGWAADAMGMKFATPVFDGATEEDIKAELSKAGLPESGKIRLRDGRTGEEFDQDVTVGYIYMLKLVHLVEDKIHARSTGPYSLITQQPLGGKAQFGGQRFGEMEVWALEAYGAAHTLQEILTVKSDDVVGRVKTYEAIVKGEDIFQPGVPESFKVLVKELQSLGLAVEVLNEEEEEVAFLEDLSATDSIPSMDIHISGFERGD, encoded by the coding sequence GATCTCGCCAATTGGGGACTTCACAGGTCGAACTATGGAGCTGGAACTGGCCGTTCCGGGTCCAGACGGCGAGCCGGGCTATGAGTTCGGCGAGCCCAAGATGAGTGAGGACGACTGCCGCCTGCGCGACCAGACCTACGCCGCCCCGCTGCGGGTCCGGATGCGGCTGCGCATCAAGTCGGGTGACGCCGAGGGCGAGTTGAAGGAGCAGACCATCTTCATGGGCGATTTCCCGCTCATGACGGAGAACGGCACCTTCATCATCAACGGCGCTGAGCGCGTCGTGGTGAGCCAGCTCGTGCGCTCCCCGGGCGTCTACTTCGACGCTGCCGAGGACACCACGACCGGCCGCCCGCTCGCAACGGCCAAGCTGATCCCCAGCCGTGGCGCGTGGCTCGAATTCGAGACCAGCAGCCGCGACGTGCTCTCGGTCAAGGTGGACCGCAAGCGGAAGATCCCGGTCACCACGCTGCTGCGCGCGCTTGGCGCCGTCCCCGGGTCGCCCATCAAGAAGGGCGACAACGACGAGATGCTGGCGCTCTACGAGGCGGACGACAACCATCGGGACCACCACTACCTGCAGTCCACGATGGACAAGGATCCGGCCTCGAACACCCAGGAGGCGCTGCTGGAGTTCTACCGGCGGCTGCGCCCGGGCGATCCGCCGAACCTCGACAACGCCAAGCAGTTGCTGAACTCGCTGTTCTTCAGCTTCCGCCGCTACGACCTCGGGCGGGTGGGCCGCTACAAGCTGTCTCGCCGCCTGCGCCTCGAGGCCGCCCCGACGACCGGCCAGACCGAGCGGGTGCTGACGCCGCAGGATCTGATCGAGATCGTCCGCGAGATGATCCGCATCAACAACGAGCGCTCCTCCCGGGATGACATCGATCATCTGGGCAACCGCCGTGTGCGCGCCGTTGGCGAGCTGATCCAGAATCAGTTCCGCGTCGGCCTGCTCCGTATGGAGCGCGTCGTCAAGGAGCGCATGTCGATCACCGAGCCGGCCACGGCCACGCCGTCCAGCCTGGTGAACATCCGCCCCGTCGTGGCGGCCATGCGCGAGTTCTTCGGCGGCAGCCAGCTCTCGCAGTTCATGGACCAGGTGAACCCGCTGGCCGAGCTGACGCACAAGCGCCGCCTCTCGGCGCTCGGGCCTGGCGGTCTGAGCCGCGACCGCGCCGGCTTCGAAGTGCGCGACGTGCATCACAGCCACTACGGCCGGATCTGCCCGATCGAGACGCCTGAAGGCCCGAACATCGGCCTGATCGGCAGCCTCGCGACGTACGGGCGGATCAACGCGTTCGGCTTCATCGAGACGCCGTACCGGCGGGTGCGCCGCACGGTGGCGAACGATGGCGCTCAGCTAGTGGACCGCACCCTGCGCGAGGACGTCTCCGACAATGGCGACGTCGTGGCGAAGAAGGGCACGGTGATCGACGCCGCGCTGGCGGCCCGCATCGCCGGCATCGCGGACGTGAAGTTCGTCAACATCGTGCCGTTCGTCACGGACGAGATCGCGTTCCTGCCGGCTGACGAGGAGGAGCGCTTCTCGGTTGCCCAGGCGAATGTGCACCTGAACCCCGACAATACGTTCGCGGACACCAGGATCTCGGTCCGGCACGGCTCGCTGTTCCTGGAGGAGCCGCCGGAGCGGGTGGACTTCGTCGACATTTCGCCGAAGCAGACGGTGAGCGTGGCCGGCGCCCTGATCCCGTTCCTCGAGCACGACGACGCCAACCGCGCGCTGATGGGCTGCAACATGCAGCGCCAGGCGGTGCCGCTGCTCCAGCCGGAAGCCCCGCTGGTGGGCACGGGCATGGAGGTCCGCACGGCGCGCGACTCGGGCCAGGTTGTCCTGTCGAGGACGGATGGCGTGGTCGAGTCGGTGGCGGCGCGCGAGGTCGTGATCCGCGACGCGGCCGGCGAGAAGCACATCTACCGGCTGCGGAAGTTCGTGCGGTCCAACCAGGGCACCTGCATGAACCAGCGGCCCATCGTCATGCGCGGCGAGCGCGTGGTGAAGGGGCAGCCGCTGGCGGACAGCTCCTCGACGCAGGAAGGCGAGCTGGCGCTCGGCCAGAACGTCCTCGTGTCGTTCATGTGCTGGGAGGGCGGCAACTTCGAGGACGCCATCCTGCTCTCGGAGTCGGTGGTGCGTGACGACAAGTTCACGTCGATCCACATCGAGAAGCACGAGGTCGAGGCGCGGGACACCAAGCTCGGCCCCGAGGAGATCACGCGGGACATCCCGAACGTCGGCGAGGACAGCCTGCGCGACCTCGACGAGAACGGCATCATCCGCATCGGCGCTGAGGTGAAGGCTGGCGACATCCTCGTCGGCAAGATCACCCCGAAGGGCGAGACGGAGCTGACGGCTGAGGAGCGCCTCCTGCGGGCGATCTTCGGCGAGAAGGCCCGCGAGGTCAAGGACACCTCGCTGCGCGTGCCACACGGCGAGCGCGGCAAGGTGGTGGACGTGCGCGTCTTCGAGCGGGATGCGGGCGTCGAGCTGCCGGCTGGCGTCAACAAGCAGGTCCGCGTCTCCATCGCCCAGAAGCGGAAGATCTCCGAGGGCGACAAGATGGCGGGACGCCACGGCAACAAGGGCGTCATCGCGCGGATCATGCACGTCGAGGATATGCCGTTCCTGCCTGATGGCCGGGCGGTCGAGATCATCCTCAACCCGATCGGCGTGCCGTCGCGCATGAACATCGGGCAGATCCTGGAAACGCACCTCGGGTGGGCGGCGGATGCCATGGGCATGAAGTTCGCCACCCCGGTCTTCGACGGCGCGACCGAAGAGGACATCAAGGCCGAGCTGTCCAAGGCCGGGCTGCCGGAGAGCGGCAAGATCCGCCTGCGTGACGGCCGCACCGGCGAGGAGTTCGACCAGGATGTGACGGTCGGCTACATCTACATGCTGAAGCTGGTGCACCTGGTGGAGGACAAGATCCACGCCCGGTCCACGGGGCCGTACTCGCTGATCACGCAGCAGCCGCTGGGTGGTAAGGCGCAGTTCGGCGGCCAGCGCTTCGGCGAGATGGAGGTGTGGGCGCTCGAAGCGTACGGCGCGGCGCACACGCTCCAGGAGATCCTGACCGTCAAGTCGGACGACGTGGTTGGCCGCGTCAAGACCTACGAGGCGATCGTCAAGGGTGAAGACATCTTCCAGCCGGGCGTGCCAGAGTCGTTCAAGGTGCTCGTGAAGGAGCTCCAGAGCCTCGGGCTGGCGGTTGAGGTGCTGAACGAGGAGGAGGAAGAGGTCGCGTTCCTGGAAGACCTCTCCGCCACCGACAGCATCCCGTCGATGGACATTCACATTTCCGGTTTCGAGCGCGGCGACTAG